One region of Ahniella affigens genomic DNA includes:
- the acpP gene encoding acyl carrier protein produces MSSIEERVKKIVVEQLGVKQEEVTANASFVDDLGADSLDTVELVMALEEEFECEIPDEDAEKITSVQMAIDYIKTHVDKA; encoded by the coding sequence ATGAGCAGCATCGAAGAACGCGTCAAAAAGATCGTGGTCGAACAACTCGGCGTGAAGCAGGAAGAAGTCACCGCCAATGCGTCGTTTGTTGATGACCTGGGCGCCGACTCGCTGGACACGGTGGAACTGGTGATGGCGCTTGAAGAAGAATTCGAGTGCGAAATCCCGGACGAAGATGCTGAGAAGATCACCAGCGTGCAGATGGCGATCGATTACATCAAGACGCACGTCGACAAGGCCTGA
- a CDS encoding DnaJ C-terminal domain-containing protein: MKFKDYYEVLGVKESASADEIKSAYRKLARKYHPDVSKETDAEERFKTVNEAYEALRDPEKRQAYDQLKRQGYRTGDDVPAGGFGGGGYDFDPSDMGSGGFSDFFEQLFGGARGGGRRSAPRKGRDLEMRLNLSLEAAHQGGKQRISFMRGGEQKTLEVKIPAGVPEGQQIRLSGQGEVGPNGAGDLILVIGLEPHPYYTLDGRNTQSKLMLAPWEAALGAEVPVQTLHGTLSLKIGAGARAGQKLRLKGKGFGVEQPGDHFAQIDIQAPAAETDAQRQAYLALAEQFPNLKLR; encoded by the coding sequence ATGAAATTCAAAGATTATTACGAGGTGCTAGGCGTGAAGGAGAGCGCCAGCGCCGATGAGATCAAATCGGCATACCGCAAACTGGCTCGGAAATATCACCCGGACGTCAGCAAGGAAACCGATGCCGAGGAGCGCTTCAAGACCGTCAATGAGGCCTACGAAGCGTTGCGTGATCCGGAAAAGCGTCAGGCCTACGATCAATTGAAGCGGCAAGGGTACCGGACGGGCGACGACGTTCCGGCAGGTGGGTTTGGCGGCGGCGGCTATGATTTTGACCCATCGGATATGGGCTCGGGCGGCTTTTCGGACTTCTTCGAACAACTGTTTGGTGGGGCTCGCGGCGGCGGCCGTCGGTCCGCGCCACGCAAAGGACGCGATTTGGAAATGCGGCTCAATCTGAGCCTCGAAGCAGCCCATCAAGGGGGCAAGCAACGGATCAGTTTCATGCGTGGTGGCGAGCAGAAGACGCTGGAGGTCAAGATTCCGGCGGGCGTACCGGAAGGTCAGCAGATCCGCCTGTCAGGCCAAGGTGAGGTCGGCCCGAACGGAGCCGGCGATCTCATTCTGGTCATTGGTCTGGAACCGCACCCCTACTACACGCTCGACGGCCGCAACACCCAGAGCAAACTGATGCTCGCGCCTTGGGAAGCGGCGCTCGGAGCCGAAGTCCCAGTGCAAACCTTGCACGGCACCCTGTCGCTGAAGATTGGCGCCGGCGCGCGAGCAGGGCAAAAACTCCGACTCAAGGGCAAAGGCTTTGGGGTCGAACAACCCGGTGATCATTTCGCGCAGATCGACATTCAAGCGCCAGCCGCTGAGACCGATGCGCAGCGTCAGGCGTACCTGGCACTCGCCGAGCAGTTTCCGAATCTGAAACTGCGTTGA
- a CDS encoding TIGR03032 family protein has product MQLDRPFVRLPIRFDAATLAQEVKALPEAAWRAHPQGYAGNSALPLIAAHGDPQLDRTKGPMRPTPWLAATPYLRDVLASLQSPIGRTRLMRIQGNGEAHAHVDTNYYWMTRYRVHVPIVTEPGVQFIVGKRAVNMAAGECWVFDTWSTHNVINTMPTERIHLVIDTIGGPAFKQWVDAGECPEVFNPPANPESRLIAKGHTQLPLALEHDNQPVVMSPFELRHWLNTCLSQLADPAQRPLLVPLLVRLDRTWAAWFAEHAALATGHAGFRQRLQEFDAALSALPKSILLRNGSDAVEFLRQVIVRVALNPELAWPEDQTAAFAVQDERQRPRAEAPTQTPKMEIAAPVPALLAAAPPLPEALPISAAAPVKRQSSAGVAPAYFDRPVFVVCPPRSGSSMLFEALCQSPEVLSIGGESHQIMEQIPGLNPGRVQFDSNRVDASAASAVTVAELTHGFFGQLRDRDGRPVRVDARRVRFVEKTPKNALRVSFLAAAYPDAHFVVLHREPHETISSMIDAWRSRRFVTYPRLPGWTGQPWSLLLTPGWREWNEKPLNEVAARQWAQTVRVLLDDLAQIPGDRVHVIRYQELLDAPEASLRRLCGALDLAWDRPIQELPPSKHTLTPHAKEKWRQNEALLREALPIAEPMVRRFADFMAAAEAARGPDVAPPVRARMRVTDDHATPLAKPAPAVLYGQAATAVAANTRPPETTAPKVAPEQAFGSVYTRGMAEILASIRSSVAVTTYQSGRVILLRSEGQGINTHFKSFPSPMGVAAQGDRLAIATARGLWEYHNQRGVAQALPPVGRHDACFVPRNQFLTGDIRVHEIAYTDQGLCVVNTRFSCLSGLDGVHSFVPRWQPKFITKLEATDRCHLNGLTVIDGKLRFVSCLAQTDTPGGWREHKADGGVIIDVASHECVATGLSMPHSPRWYQDRLWVLESGLGTLSQIDLATGRAHPFAELPGFVRGLAFVGPYALIGLSQIREGVFGGLPVMERIKERLSGVWVVDLGTARIAGFLRFEGQVQEIFDVALLPGLLFPELLEPEDERLQSSFVVPNGIAS; this is encoded by the coding sequence ATGCAACTAGATCGCCCGTTTGTTCGACTGCCCATCCGCTTTGACGCCGCAACGCTGGCCCAGGAAGTGAAGGCTTTGCCAGAGGCTGCCTGGCGCGCCCACCCGCAAGGTTACGCTGGCAATTCGGCACTGCCGTTGATCGCTGCGCATGGCGACCCGCAACTTGATCGCACCAAGGGCCCGATGCGGCCGACCCCTTGGCTCGCCGCCACGCCGTATCTGCGCGACGTTCTGGCGAGCTTGCAATCGCCGATCGGGCGCACCCGGTTGATGCGCATTCAGGGCAATGGCGAGGCGCATGCCCACGTTGACACCAACTACTACTGGATGACGCGCTATCGCGTGCACGTGCCCATCGTGACTGAACCCGGTGTGCAGTTCATCGTCGGCAAGCGCGCCGTCAACATGGCCGCGGGTGAGTGCTGGGTATTTGATACCTGGAGCACTCACAATGTCATCAACACGATGCCGACCGAACGCATTCACTTGGTGATCGACACGATCGGCGGGCCCGCGTTCAAGCAGTGGGTGGATGCAGGCGAGTGTCCGGAGGTATTCAATCCCCCAGCCAACCCTGAGTCCCGCCTGATTGCCAAAGGTCACACCCAGCTGCCATTGGCGCTGGAACATGACAACCAGCCCGTGGTCATGAGCCCGTTTGAGCTTCGGCATTGGCTGAATACCTGCCTGAGTCAATTGGCGGACCCGGCGCAGCGCCCGCTGTTGGTGCCGTTGCTGGTGCGGCTGGATCGAACCTGGGCGGCGTGGTTTGCCGAACATGCCGCATTGGCGACTGGCCACGCTGGCTTTCGGCAGCGCTTGCAGGAATTTGATGCAGCGCTTTCCGCATTGCCTAAATCGATCTTATTGCGAAACGGCAGTGACGCGGTGGAGTTTCTGCGCCAAGTCATTGTCCGGGTGGCGTTGAACCCCGAGCTCGCGTGGCCGGAGGACCAAACTGCCGCGTTTGCGGTACAGGATGAGCGCCAGCGACCGCGTGCTGAAGCACCAACGCAGACACCAAAAATGGAGATCGCTGCGCCGGTACCGGCGCTGCTTGCCGCCGCACCACCCCTGCCAGAGGCATTGCCAATCAGCGCCGCGGCGCCAGTCAAGCGCCAAAGCTCAGCCGGCGTTGCGCCAGCCTATTTTGATCGACCGGTGTTTGTGGTCTGTCCGCCACGGTCCGGTAGCAGCATGTTGTTTGAGGCGCTGTGTCAGTCTCCGGAAGTGCTCAGCATCGGTGGCGAGAGCCATCAGATCATGGAGCAGATTCCCGGTCTCAATCCGGGCCGCGTCCAGTTCGACAGCAATCGTGTTGACGCGAGTGCCGCCTCCGCGGTGACGGTCGCCGAATTGACTCACGGTTTCTTCGGTCAGCTGCGTGATCGCGACGGCCGGCCCGTGCGGGTTGACGCACGGCGGGTGCGCTTCGTGGAAAAGACCCCCAAGAACGCGCTGCGCGTTTCGTTTCTCGCCGCCGCGTATCCGGATGCGCATTTTGTCGTGCTGCATCGTGAGCCGCACGAGACCATCAGCTCCATGATCGACGCTTGGCGCTCGCGGCGCTTCGTGACGTATCCGCGGTTGCCAGGTTGGACCGGGCAACCTTGGTCGTTGTTGTTGACGCCCGGATGGCGCGAGTGGAACGAAAAGCCTCTGAATGAAGTGGCCGCTCGGCAGTGGGCGCAAACCGTGCGGGTGCTGCTTGATGATCTGGCGCAGATTCCCGGTGATCGCGTGCACGTCATTCGGTATCAGGAACTGCTTGATGCGCCCGAGGCCAGCTTGCGGCGACTCTGTGGAGCGCTCGACCTTGCGTGGGATCGCCCGATCCAGGAATTGCCACCGTCCAAACACACGCTGACCCCGCATGCGAAAGAAAAGTGGCGGCAAAACGAGGCATTGCTCCGCGAGGCGCTGCCAATTGCCGAGCCGATGGTGCGGCGCTTTGCCGATTTCATGGCCGCAGCGGAAGCCGCCCGCGGCCCTGATGTGGCGCCGCCAGTCCGCGCACGCATGCGCGTCACGGATGATCACGCTACCCCTTTGGCGAAGCCGGCGCCCGCCGTGCTCTATGGGCAAGCCGCGACGGCCGTGGCAGCAAATACACGCCCGCCTGAAACGACCGCACCGAAGGTGGCGCCAGAGCAAGCCTTTGGCAGCGTGTACACGCGCGGCATGGCTGAGATTCTTGCCAGTATTCGCAGTAGCGTCGCGGTCACGACTTATCAGAGCGGTCGGGTCATCTTGCTGCGCTCCGAGGGGCAGGGGATCAACACCCACTTCAAGAGTTTTCCGAGCCCGATGGGCGTTGCAGCCCAGGGCGACCGCCTCGCGATCGCCACGGCAAGAGGCCTTTGGGAGTACCACAATCAACGCGGTGTCGCGCAAGCGTTGCCGCCTGTGGGTCGTCATGACGCGTGCTTTGTTCCCCGCAACCAGTTTCTGACGGGCGACATACGCGTGCATGAAATCGCCTACACCGACCAGGGCCTGTGCGTGGTGAACACGCGCTTTTCGTGTCTGTCGGGGCTTGATGGCGTGCACAGTTTTGTGCCGCGGTGGCAACCGAAGTTCATCACCAAACTGGAAGCGACCGATCGTTGTCATCTGAATGGTCTCACCGTGATTGATGGCAAGCTGCGCTTTGTCAGTTGCCTCGCGCAAACGGACACACCTGGTGGCTGGCGCGAACACAAGGCGGATGGTGGCGTGATCATTGACGTGGCGTCGCACGAGTGCGTCGCGACGGGCTTGTCGATGCCGCATTCGCCGCGCTGGTATCAAGACCGCCTGTGGGTGCTCGAATCCGGATTGGGTACGCTGTCCCAGATTGATCTGGCAACCGGGCGCGCGCACCCGTTCGCCGAATTGCCGGGCTTCGTGCGCGGCCTGGCGTTTGTCGGGCCGTACGCGCTGATTGGGCTGTCGCAGATTCGCGAAGGTGTATTTGGCGGCTTGCCAGTGATGGAGCGCATCAAGGAGCGGCTGTCCGGCGTCTGGGTGGTGGACCTTGGGACCGCGCGCATCGCCGGGTTTCTCCGCTTCGAGGGGCAAGTCCAGGAAATCTTCGATGTCGCCCTGCTGCCCGGCCTCTTGTTTCCGGAGCTGCTTGAACCCGAAGACGAACGCCTGCAGTCCTCATTCGTGGTGCCAAACGGCATTGCGTCTTGA
- a CDS encoding Hsp20/alpha crystallin family protein encodes MTITRYNPITLNRHFPEEMKQFFDKIFDHGDDEQSNVVTAQWTPRVDIVEQAKQFVIHCDIPGVEPKDIEIHMEKGVLSIKGERKVENKTEDAKFTRVERMHGVFHRRFALPDSADPDGISASGKHGVLEVVIPKRAETTPRRIEIRA; translated from the coding sequence ATGACCATTACCCGCTACAACCCGATCACCCTGAACCGTCACTTTCCGGAAGAGATGAAGCAGTTCTTCGACAAGATCTTCGATCATGGCGACGACGAGCAATCGAACGTAGTCACCGCGCAGTGGACACCACGCGTCGATATCGTCGAGCAGGCCAAGCAGTTTGTCATCCATTGCGATATCCCGGGTGTCGAACCGAAGGACATCGAGATCCATATGGAGAAAGGCGTACTCAGCATCAAGGGTGAACGCAAGGTCGAGAACAAGACCGAAGACGCGAAGTTCACCCGTGTGGAGCGCATGCACGGCGTGTTTCATCGCCGGTTTGCCCTGCCTGACTCGGCGGATCCGGATGGCATCTCGGCGAGCGGCAAGCACGGTGTCCTCGAGGTCGTGATCCCAAAGCGCGCCGAAACCACGCCTCGGCGAATCGAGATTCGAGCCTGA
- a CDS encoding transglycosylase SLT domain-containing protein, producing MFRTPLVAVILATLLGACASTPQKAHNSRTAQSETLAEILAAEAELKSEIARWERGEATDTQSVHAAGEHYRAMIARCAIETNCDHQVAMRSQAETLALLQQALLGSDDENRAEEELAGETSDVASPSSDLPELQRSVAMLKGQRLDQVIQLNPAVKAGIEEWLTWMRPNLLDAYENYQYLRYLMWPKYEEAGLPEALLFGIVAKESGGKVHAVSSAGAAGLLQFMPATASRYGLGRAGFDERFDAAKVTAANVRYINDQLALLNNDLELTLGAYNGGEGRMGRLSPRGTRSFWDARVYGNLPPETRDYVPMVLAAAWLFMHPEEFGLEFPRFDASPASITLVRTASINELAVCMGQFGNPRGWFRTIRNLNPRYEAERRLAIGTELQVPAAAAKAYAARCQSGVLAQTAEDLHQAVKPAASTYRLASRASAPTSSGSGRTHVVRRGETLHAIAMRYGCAVNTVANANGVRAPRYLILPGQRLRVPSCRAS from the coding sequence ATGTTCCGGACTCCGCTTGTTGCAGTAATCCTGGCGACCTTGTTGGGCGCCTGCGCGTCGACGCCACAAAAAGCCCACAACAGCCGTACGGCACAATCGGAAACGTTGGCTGAGATACTGGCAGCCGAAGCCGAGCTTAAGTCTGAGATTGCGCGCTGGGAGCGCGGTGAAGCCACCGATACGCAAAGCGTGCATGCCGCCGGCGAGCACTATCGCGCGATGATTGCCCGATGTGCCATCGAGACCAACTGTGATCATCAGGTCGCCATGCGCTCGCAAGCCGAAACCCTGGCCTTGCTGCAGCAGGCGCTGTTGGGGTCCGATGATGAAAACCGGGCCGAGGAGGAACTGGCAGGCGAAACCTCCGACGTTGCGAGCCCGAGTAGCGACCTGCCCGAGTTGCAACGAAGCGTGGCCATGCTCAAAGGCCAGCGCCTTGACCAAGTAATCCAGCTCAATCCAGCGGTCAAGGCCGGCATCGAGGAATGGCTGACGTGGATGCGCCCGAATCTGCTCGACGCGTACGAGAATTACCAGTACCTGCGCTACCTGATGTGGCCCAAGTATGAAGAAGCCGGACTACCCGAAGCGTTGCTGTTTGGCATTGTGGCCAAGGAGTCGGGCGGCAAGGTGCATGCCGTGTCGTCGGCCGGTGCGGCGGGACTACTGCAGTTCATGCCGGCAACTGCGTCGCGCTACGGCCTTGGTCGCGCGGGGTTTGACGAGCGATTTGATGCGGCGAAGGTCACTGCCGCCAATGTTCGCTACATCAACGATCAACTGGCGCTTCTGAACAACGACCTCGAACTGACGCTTGGTGCCTACAACGGTGGTGAGGGCCGCATGGGTCGGCTGTCGCCGCGCGGTACCCGCAGTTTTTGGGATGCGCGGGTGTACGGCAATTTGCCGCCCGAGACGCGCGACTATGTGCCGATGGTGCTCGCAGCCGCCTGGCTGTTCATGCATCCAGAGGAGTTCGGGTTGGAATTCCCGCGCTTTGATGCGTCGCCCGCGTCCATCACGTTGGTGCGTACGGCGTCGATCAATGAACTCGCGGTCTGCATGGGCCAATTTGGCAACCCGCGGGGCTGGTTTCGGACGATTCGCAATCTGAATCCCCGTTACGAAGCCGAGCGCCGGTTGGCAATCGGCACCGAACTCCAGGTACCAGCTGCCGCCGCCAAGGCCTATGCCGCGCGCTGCCAGAGTGGGGTACTCGCCCAGACCGCGGAGGATTTGCATCAGGCTGTGAAGCCCGCGGCGTCGACTTATCGACTCGCCAGCCGTGCCAGCGCGCCAACATCGAGTGGGTCCGGGCGCACGCACGTCGTGCGGCGCGGCGAGACCCTGCATGCCATCGCCATGCGTTACGGCTGCGCGGTCAATACCGTGGCCAACGCCAATGGCGTGCGGGCGCCGCGGTACTTGATTCTGCCGGGCCAGCGATTACGCGTCCCAAGCTGTCGCGCGTCGTAA
- a CDS encoding M14 family zinc carboxypeptidase yields the protein MTNQPHTPRSRFLAHAAAGLLTLVATGAFSAEDAGAEEAGAEEAGTTAVFRVYDSGPAVRALLGREFAHVKVDAKHGDLIVEANAAQRAILEQAGLKPRMDMELSARVGLADLALSKSIPGFACYRTVSETNALITNLVAANPNLATVIDIGDSWRKSTPTAQEPGFDLRVLKLTNSAIAGPKPRMFVMSGLHAREYTPVEVNATFAEWLLNNYQTDATARWLLDYNEFHLLLQANPDGRIIAESGQSQRKNRRDHGGCSGVLDGVDLNRNFQIDWTGSGSSTSLCNETYRGTAVLSEPESTAVNSYIASIFPDTRPGALSDYTQAAAADTQGLYLDVHSYSEVVLWPWGFPGSTTAPNNAPLRTLGRRFAFFNSYSPEQSNTIPASGASDDNAYGSLGVPAYTFELGDDFFQDCATFTGSIQPGNLAAFQYGARILSKPYQMPSGPDALNVRVQGPSIVFPGESVMVLATIDDTRFNQSNGTETTQNISSARVYVDQLPWAAGAIGQTMLAADGSFNQTSEGVSLNLPSTGLSLGQHLLLVQGTDASTIAGPPGAAFLTISDPASVGQLQGTVTSFVSGTPLEATLTLGAEAVVSGVNGGYTHRKTPGVYSLLVSKPGYLDEAATGISLTAGQITTRDIAMYPTCAAFADDAETVQPAWTASGTWARASQTGPTGAATMVWSDSPAGNYGDNANMSLTSGVLSYAGLDGVRLAFDHRCNTEATFDFGRVEVSTNGGTNWTQVFQCDGANGWRHEQIELPTIANQANVRFRFRFTSDTGQVADGWQLDNIRIESAGPACRATQLATNLFANDFE from the coding sequence ATGACCAATCAACCTCATACCCCTCGCTCCCGGTTCCTGGCTCATGCCGCTGCTGGTTTGCTGACCTTGGTGGCGACCGGAGCCTTTAGTGCTGAGGATGCGGGCGCTGAGGAAGCGGGTGCTGAGGAAGCGGGCACCACGGCGGTGTTTCGGGTGTATGACTCGGGCCCTGCGGTGCGCGCACTGCTGGGCCGGGAATTTGCCCATGTGAAGGTTGATGCCAAGCACGGTGATTTGATCGTCGAAGCGAACGCAGCCCAGCGCGCAATATTGGAGCAGGCGGGGCTGAAGCCGCGCATGGATATGGAACTGAGTGCCCGTGTGGGCCTCGCCGACCTGGCCTTGAGCAAGTCGATCCCCGGTTTTGCGTGCTATCGGACCGTCTCCGAGACCAATGCGCTGATCACCAACTTGGTGGCCGCAAATCCAAACCTTGCCACCGTGATCGACATCGGCGATAGCTGGCGGAAATCGACCCCGACCGCGCAAGAGCCCGGGTTTGATTTGCGCGTGCTGAAGCTGACGAACAGCGCCATCGCCGGCCCCAAGCCGCGGATGTTTGTCATGAGCGGCTTGCATGCGCGCGAGTACACGCCAGTCGAGGTCAACGCGACCTTTGCCGAGTGGTTGCTGAACAACTATCAGACCGACGCGACCGCGCGTTGGCTGCTCGACTACAACGAATTCCATCTGCTGCTGCAGGCCAATCCCGATGGCCGCATCATTGCGGAGTCGGGGCAGTCGCAGCGAAAGAACCGCCGCGATCATGGCGGTTGCTCTGGCGTTCTTGATGGTGTCGATCTGAACCGCAATTTCCAGATCGACTGGACGGGTTCCGGTTCCAGCACGTCGCTCTGCAATGAAACGTATCGCGGTACGGCGGTGCTGTCGGAGCCGGAATCCACGGCCGTCAACAGCTACATCGCCTCGATTTTCCCGGACACGCGGCCCGGTGCACTGAGTGACTACACGCAGGCCGCTGCGGCCGATACCCAGGGGTTGTATCTGGATGTGCACAGCTACTCGGAGGTCGTGCTCTGGCCCTGGGGTTTTCCAGGTTCGACGACAGCACCCAACAACGCGCCGTTGCGGACGCTTGGGCGGCGGTTCGCGTTTTTCAACAGTTATTCGCCAGAGCAGTCGAATACTATTCCGGCGAGCGGCGCGTCCGATGACAATGCCTATGGCAGCCTGGGTGTGCCTGCCTACACGTTTGAGTTGGGCGACGACTTCTTTCAGGATTGCGCCACGTTCACCGGTTCGATTCAGCCCGGCAATCTGGCGGCGTTCCAATATGGCGCGCGTATTCTGAGCAAGCCATACCAGATGCCTTCGGGTCCGGATGCGCTGAACGTGCGTGTGCAAGGTCCGTCGATCGTGTTTCCAGGTGAATCGGTGATGGTGCTCGCCACGATTGATGACACGCGCTTCAATCAATCAAATGGTACCGAGACGACGCAGAACATCAGCAGCGCGCGGGTGTATGTGGATCAACTGCCTTGGGCTGCCGGCGCCATCGGTCAGACGATGTTGGCGGCAGATGGCAGCTTCAATCAAACCAGTGAAGGCGTCTCATTGAACTTGCCCTCGACGGGCCTTAGCTTGGGCCAGCATCTGTTGCTGGTACAGGGCACCGATGCCAGCACGATCGCCGGTCCGCCCGGCGCAGCCTTTCTGACGATTTCGGACCCGGCCAGTGTCGGACAACTGCAGGGCACGGTCACATCGTTCGTATCGGGAACGCCGCTTGAGGCCACCCTCACATTGGGGGCGGAAGCCGTCGTGAGCGGTGTCAACGGCGGCTATACGCATCGCAAAACGCCTGGCGTTTACAGCCTATTGGTCAGCAAGCCGGGCTATCTCGATGAGGCAGCAACCGGCATCAGCCTGACCGCCGGGCAGATCACTACTCGCGACATCGCGATGTATCCAACGTGCGCGGCATTTGCCGACGATGCCGAAACGGTACAGCCCGCGTGGACAGCCTCCGGGACGTGGGCCCGAGCCAGTCAAACGGGTCCGACCGGTGCCGCCACGATGGTGTGGTCCGACAGTCCGGCCGGCAATTACGGCGACAATGCCAACATGAGTCTGACCAGCGGCGTACTCAGCTATGCGGGTCTCGACGGTGTGCGACTCGCTTTCGATCATCGCTGCAACACCGAAGCCACATTCGATTTCGGACGGGTCGAGGTGTCGACCAATGGCGGCACCAACTGGACGCAAGTGTTTCAATGTGATGGCGCGAACGGCTGGCGGCATGAGCAGATCGAGCTGCCTACGATCGCGAATCAGGCAAACGTCCGGTTTCGCTTTCGGTTCACGAGCGACACCGGGCAGGTGGCCGATGGATGGCAGCTGGACAACATCCGAATTGAGTCGGCAGGTCCGGCTTGTCGCGCGACGCAGCTGGCGACGAACTTGTTCGCAAACGATTTCGAATAG
- the mtnA gene encoding S-methyl-5-thioribose-1-phosphate isomerase, whose protein sequence is MQDVDYARYDRIRAVTWTGQSLRLIDQRLLPMQQLWTTCSTAAEVAAAIQNLTVRGAPAIGISAAYGVVLAAQAAAGADGVVSAAALAEPIATLAASRPTAVNLFWALARMQRVLGSAASVARLEEEAVAIEREDLAANRHMGQLGASLIAKGSGVLTHCNTGSLATAGFGTALGVIRAAYAEGRVAAVFNTETRPWGQGTRLTAWELLEDGIPAKLIADSAAAHLMKTGQVQWVIVGADRIARNGDTANKIGTYQLAIAARHHGVKFMVVAPSSTVDLSMASGEHIEIELREARELLEAGGQRIAANGVQTWNPVFDVTPGALIDAIITEQGVFKAPFFA, encoded by the coding sequence ATGCAGGATGTTGATTACGCACGGTATGACCGAATTCGCGCGGTAACCTGGACGGGTCAGAGTCTTCGTCTGATTGACCAGCGGCTATTGCCGATGCAGCAACTCTGGACCACTTGCAGCACGGCGGCCGAAGTTGCCGCCGCAATTCAGAACCTCACCGTGCGAGGTGCACCTGCAATCGGAATTTCGGCCGCGTATGGCGTGGTATTGGCTGCGCAAGCCGCCGCCGGTGCTGATGGCGTCGTATCGGCTGCCGCACTCGCCGAACCGATTGCCACGTTGGCGGCCTCGCGACCCACCGCCGTCAATCTGTTCTGGGCGCTCGCACGCATGCAGCGTGTCTTGGGTAGCGCGGCCAGTGTCGCGCGATTGGAGGAAGAAGCCGTAGCCATCGAGCGCGAGGACCTTGCCGCCAATCGCCATATGGGGCAACTCGGCGCCAGTTTGATTGCGAAAGGCAGTGGCGTGCTCACGCATTGCAACACCGGCTCGTTGGCCACCGCTGGATTTGGGACGGCGTTGGGCGTGATCCGGGCCGCGTATGCCGAGGGTCGCGTGGCGGCCGTATTTAACACCGAAACAAGGCCTTGGGGCCAAGGCACGCGACTGACCGCGTGGGAACTTCTGGAAGACGGGATTCCGGCCAAATTGATTGCCGATTCAGCAGCCGCGCATCTGATGAAGACGGGGCAAGTGCAGTGGGTCATCGTCGGCGCTGACCGCATTGCGCGAAATGGCGATACGGCCAACAAAATCGGCACGTACCAATTAGCGATTGCAGCCCGCCATCATGGGGTCAAATTCATGGTCGTGGCGCCGAGCTCGACCGTCGATCTCAGCATGGCTAGCGGTGAGCACATCGAGATCGAACTCCGCGAAGCGCGTGAGCTCCTTGAGGCGGGCGGTCAGCGCATTGCCGCCAATGGCGTCCAGACCTGGAATCCGGTATTCGACGTGACCCCGGGCGCGCTGATTGACGCCATCATTACTGAGCAAGGCGTTTTCAAGGCGCCATTTTTCGCCTGA